One Prosthecobacter debontii DNA window includes the following coding sequences:
- a CDS encoding OmpA family protein: MPPLFPEDQADIVFALGARDGFVSPLTTSLKPACSALEFEGNSFSLKGAHRKTLSELSKDWSSSKPRYLVAGYTQPDLPEDYARSLSERRAQAVRQALIESGVEATHLQTVGFGHDSAPSGPTTGVVVIYRQ; the protein is encoded by the coding sequence ATGCCACCTCTGTTCCCTGAAGATCAGGCGGACATCGTCTTTGCTCTTGGCGCTCGCGATGGATTTGTGAGTCCTCTCACCACGTCTTTAAAGCCCGCCTGCTCGGCTTTGGAGTTTGAGGGAAACAGTTTTTCTTTGAAGGGGGCACATCGAAAGACTCTGAGTGAATTGTCCAAGGATTGGTCCAGTAGCAAACCGCGCTACCTCGTGGCCGGATATACACAGCCAGATCTCCCCGAGGACTATGCCCGGTCACTCTCGGAACGCCGTGCTCAAGCGGTGCGCCAAGCGCTGATCGAAAGCGGAGTCGAAGCGACTCATTTGCAGACCGTCGGTTTCGGTCACGACTCCGCGCCTTCCGGACCGACCACCGGCGTGGTGGTGATCTATCGGCAGTGA